The stretch of DNA GGCGTGGACCAGGGCGCCGGAGCACATGGCGCAGGGCTCGATGGTGACGAACATCTGGCAGTCGCCGAGGCGGTGATTGCCGATGGCGTGGCCGGCCTGGCGAAGGGCGACGATCTCGGCGTGGGCGGTGGGGTCGTTGTCGAGCAGATTGCGGTTGCCGCCCCGGCCCACGATGCGGCCGTCGCAGACCACGATGGCGCCGACCGGGACCTCGCCTGCGGCCTGGGCGCGGGTGGCCTCGCGCAAGGCTTCCTCCATCCACAGTTCGTCAGGGGTCATGGGCGGCTCCGCTGGCTGTGTCCATTCTAACCAGCGAGCAACATGGCTGCATGGCGTCCGGATCCCCGGCGGCTCTTTCCTTTTGCGCGGACGGCGGTTTAGACTGTGAGCGGGGGAAGGCCCACCGATGGCAATACCCAAGTTCCTGCGCAAGCTGCTGCTGATCGATCTGCTCAAGGGTCTGTCGCTGACCTTCCGCTACCAGCATCCCAGGGAGATCTACACCGAGCAGTATCCGCTGCAGCGGCCGCTGGTGGCGGAGCGTTATCGCGGGGCGCCGCGGCTGAACGTGAATCCCGACACCAACGAGACCCTGTGCATCGCCTGCGACCTGTGCGCCCTGGCCTGCCCGGAGCACCTGATCGTGGTCTCCAGCGAGCGCAACCCCAATACCAAGCGCAAAGAGCTGACCACCTTCACCTACGACCTGAGCCGCTGCATGTTCTGCGGGCTGTGCGAAGACGCGTGTCCGACCGACTGCCTGGAGCTGACCCAGGACTTCGAGCTGGCCAACTACTCGCGCGAGGGCATGATCTG from Terriglobales bacterium encodes:
- the tadA gene encoding tRNA adenosine(34) deaminase TadA; its protein translation is MTPDELWMEEALREATRAQAAGEVPVGAIVVCDGRIVGRGGNRNLLDNDPTAHAEIVALRQAGHAIGNHRLGDCQMFVTIEPCAMCSGALVHARLRRLVYGADDPKAGAVRSVLQVLNHPALNHRMEVTSGVLAGRCMDLLQSFFRDKRVSTK
- a CDS encoding NADH-quinone oxidoreductase subunit I, coding for MAIPKFLRKLLLIDLLKGLSLTFRYQHPREIYTEQYPLQRPLVAERYRGAPRLNVNPDTNETLCIACDLCALACPEHLIVVSSERNPNTKRKELTTFTYDLSRCMFCGLCEDACPTDCLELTQDFELANYSREGMIWNRQTLEQGPKPTVYRK